A window of Borrelia sp. A-FGy1 contains these coding sequences:
- the mreC gene encoding rod shape-determining protein MreC: MKFLVKFKNFVKVLSILILAIILMVYDSSGHSKKTKDNFFVFTLNSYIQDNLHEFFSFISSIFKAISEYKDYGERIEEYKKRIQQLEIVTQNVQILRQENSRLKEQLGFYSSNSSEFIPAEIIYLNYSNISSLMAINKGYSDGVQKDMVAVAYQDGFSGLVGKVVKVYANTAKILPLTSYENFVSARIQNSKFIGLVEGKGYGEPLEMNYVNRLAENDLKVGDSVVTAGFSDYPGGIYIGKIIHFNILEYNSLLSIKIEPIMVLDRLEYVFLIKDDKVIQN, translated from the coding sequence ATGAAGTTTCTTGTTAAGTTCAAGAATTTTGTTAAGGTACTAAGTATATTAATACTTGCCATTATTCTTATGGTATATGATTCTAGTGGTCATAGCAAGAAGACAAAAGACAATTTTTTTGTTTTTACCTTAAATTCATATATTCAGGATAATTTGCATGAATTTTTTAGTTTTATTTCTAGTATTTTTAAGGCAATAAGTGAATATAAGGATTATGGTGAGAGAATAGAGGAATACAAAAAAAGAATACAACAACTTGAGATAGTTACTCAAAATGTTCAAATACTAAGACAAGAAAATTCTAGACTTAAGGAACAACTTGGGTTTTATTCATCAAATTCTAGTGAGTTTATACCAGCTGAAATAATTTATTTAAATTATTCAAATATTTCTTCTTTAATGGCAATTAACAAGGGTTATAGTGACGGTGTTCAAAAAGATATGGTAGCTGTTGCTTATCAAGATGGATTTAGTGGCTTGGTTGGAAAAGTTGTTAAAGTTTATGCAAATACTGCTAAAATTTTACCTTTAACTAGTTATGAGAATTTTGTCTCTGCAAGAATTCAAAATAGCAAGTTTATTGGCCTTGTTGAAGGTAAGGGATATGGTGAGCCACTTGAGATGAATTATGTTAATAGATTAGCTGAAAATGATTTAAAAGTGGGTGACTCTGTAGTTACAGCTGGGTTTAGTGATTATCCCGGTGGGATTTATATAGGTAAGATTATTCATTTTAATATTCTTGAATATAATTCTCTTTTAAGTATTAAAATAGAACCTATAATGGTTTTGGATAGATTAGAGTATGTTTTTTTGATTAAAGATGATAAGGTGATACAAAATTGA
- a CDS encoding rod shape-determining protein MreD, protein MISFVIYYITSIFLGQIFQYYFSVNFSFSIDIFLIILIFNSLNFIFNVGLISSILHGFIMDYFTGLPLGFFVFSYVLVFYILGKIKILIPKSMLSMTMFFVLSKFIIWFVAMTFSDFIDLKGFNYEIFNLNLIVNIVFINFLYPILSYFTRNLYIFREEY, encoded by the coding sequence TTGATATCTTTTGTTATTTATTACATCACTAGCATATTTTTGGGTCAAATTTTTCAATATTATTTTTCAGTTAATTTTTCTTTTTCAATAGATATATTTTTAATAATTTTAATTTTTAATTCTCTAAATTTTATTTTTAATGTAGGTTTAATTTCTAGTATTTTACATGGTTTTATTATGGATTATTTTACAGGACTACCGCTTGGTTTTTTTGTATTTAGTTATGTTTTAGTATTTTATATTCTTGGTAAAATTAAGATTTTAATTCCTAAAAGTATGCTTAGCATGACAATGTTTTTTGTTCTATCAAAATTTATTATTTGGTTTGTTGCAATGACTTTTTCAGATTTTATAGATCTTAAGGGATTTAATTATGAAATATTTAATCTTAATCTTATTGTAAATATAGTATTTATAAATTTTTTGTATCCAATTTTAAGTTATTTTACTAGAAATCTTTATATTTTTAGAGAGGAGTATTAA
- a CDS encoding rod shape-determining protein produces the protein MNLFKSFLIDIGIDLGTCNTLVYIKDYGVVMSEPSVVAIDVTKGNRVVAVGRNAKKMLWKTPENIKAVRPLRDGVIADIENTEKMIKYFINHIFSRKKLFFKPRMVIGVPTCITEVERRAVKESAMNAGAREVKVIEESLAAAIGSDIPIFEPTGHMVCDIGGGTTEISVISLGGMVVSRAIRTGGDEFDESIIKYMRNAHNIIIGQQTAEKLKIKIGNVYPDTHNLKVETIDIKGTDAVTGLPRKQIVDSMEVRESLKEPISTVVDEVKRTLGATPPELATDIVERGIILTGGGALLKGLNRLLSKETGVPVYVADNPLLSVSVGAGLFYDYANRIDISKNIYSFINE, from the coding sequence TTGAACTTATTTAAGTCTTTTTTGATAGATATTGGCATTGATCTTGGTACATGCAATACTTTGGTTTACATTAAGGATTATGGTGTGGTTATGAGTGAGCCTTCGGTTGTTGCTATTGATGTTACTAAGGGTAATAGAGTTGTTGCTGTTGGTCGAAATGCTAAAAAGATGCTTTGGAAAACTCCAGAGAACATTAAGGCAGTAAGGCCTCTTCGTGATGGTGTTATTGCTGACATTGAAAATACAGAAAAAATGATTAAGTATTTTATAAATCATATTTTTTCTAGAAAAAAATTATTTTTTAAACCTAGAATGGTAATAGGAGTGCCAACTTGCATTACAGAAGTTGAGAGGAGGGCTGTTAAAGAGAGTGCAATGAATGCAGGTGCTCGTGAGGTTAAAGTTATTGAAGAATCTCTTGCCGCTGCTATTGGATCAGATATTCCTATTTTTGAACCAACAGGTCATATGGTATGTGATATTGGTGGGGGGACTACTGAAATATCTGTCATTTCTCTTGGTGGGATGGTAGTAAGTAGAGCTATTAGGACTGGTGGAGATGAATTTGATGAAAGTATAATAAAATATATGAGAAATGCTCATAACATTATTATTGGACAACAAACGGCAGAAAAATTAAAAATTAAGATAGGTAATGTTTATCCAGATACTCATAATTTGAAAGTGGAAACAATAGATATTAAAGGAACAGATGCTGTTACAGGTCTTCCCAGAAAGCAGATTGTTGATTCTATGGAAGTAAGAGAATCTTTAAAGGAGCCTATTAGTACAGTTGTTGATGAGGTTAAGAGAACTCTTGGTGCTACACCTCCAGAACTTGCGACAGATATTGTTGAGCGTGGAATTATATTAACAGGAGGAGGAGCTCTTCTTAAAGGGCTTAATAGGCTTTTGTCAAAAGAAACAGGAGTGCCCGTTTATGTAGCAGACAATCCTCTTCTTTCTGTATCTGTTGGAGCAGGTTTATTTTATGACTATGCTAATAGGATAGATATTAGTAAGAATATATATAGTTTTATTAATGAATAG